The following proteins are encoded in a genomic region of Pseudomonas saponiphila:
- a CDS encoding NADP-dependent oxidoreductase, which translates to MTSLTNRQFLLAKRPVGPATRDTFTYQQVAVGEPAAGQILVKNEYLSLDPAMRGWMNEGKSYIAPVAIGEVMRALGVGRVIASNNPGFAVGDYVNGALGVQDYFLGEPRGFYKVDPKLAPLPRYLSALGMTGMTAYFALLDVGAPKAGDTVVLSGAAGAVGSIAGQIAKLKGCRVVGIAGGQDKCKFLIDELGFDGAIDYKSEDVNAGLKRECPKGVDVYFDNVGGDILDAVLSRLNLKARVVICGAISQYNNKEAVKGPANYLSLLVNRARMEGFVVMDYAAQFAAAGQEMAGWMAKGQLKSKEDIVEGLETFPETLGKLFSGENFGKLVLKV; encoded by the coding sequence TTTCTGCTCGCCAAACGCCCCGTCGGCCCGGCTACCCGCGACACCTTCACCTACCAGCAGGTAGCCGTGGGCGAGCCCGCCGCCGGGCAGATTCTGGTGAAGAATGAATACCTGTCCCTGGACCCGGCCATGCGCGGCTGGATGAACGAGGGCAAATCCTATATTGCGCCGGTGGCCATCGGCGAAGTCATGCGCGCCCTGGGCGTGGGCCGGGTGATTGCCTCCAACAACCCCGGATTCGCCGTCGGCGACTACGTCAATGGCGCCCTCGGGGTGCAGGACTACTTCCTCGGCGAGCCCCGAGGCTTCTACAAGGTCGACCCCAAGCTGGCCCCTCTGCCACGCTACCTGTCAGCCCTGGGCATGACCGGCATGACCGCCTACTTCGCCCTGCTGGACGTCGGCGCGCCCAAGGCCGGCGACACCGTGGTGCTGTCCGGCGCCGCCGGCGCGGTGGGCAGCATCGCCGGGCAGATCGCCAAGCTCAAGGGCTGCCGCGTGGTGGGCATTGCCGGCGGCCAGGACAAGTGCAAGTTCCTCATCGACGAACTGGGTTTTGACGGCGCCATCGACTACAAGAGCGAAGACGTCAACGCCGGGCTCAAGCGTGAATGCCCGAAAGGCGTCGATGTGTATTTCGACAACGTCGGCGGCGACATCCTCGATGCCGTGCTCAGCCGCCTGAACCTCAAGGCGCGAGTGGTGATCTGCGGCGCCATCAGCCAGTACAACAACAAGGAAGCGGTCAAGGGACCGGCCAACTACCTGTCGCTGCTGGTCAACCGGGCGCGCATGGAAGGATTCGTGGTCATGGACTACGCCGCGCAGTTCGCCGCCGCCGGGCAGGAAATGGCCGGCTGGATGGCCAAGGGGCAGCTCAAGAGCAAGGAGGATATCGTCGAAGGACTGGAGACTTTCCCGGAGACGCTGGGCAAGCTGTTCAGCGGCGAGAACTTCGGCAAGCTGGTGCTGAAAGTCTGA
- the pyrF gene encoding orotidine-5'-phosphate decarboxylase, protein MSACQTPIIVALDFPTRDAALKLADQLDPKLCRVKVGKELFTSCAAEIVGTLRDKGFEVFLDLKFHDIPNTTAMAVKAAAEMGVWMVNVHCSGGLRMMAACRDVLDQRTGPKPLLIGVTVLTSMEREDLAGIGLDIEPQEQVLRLAALAQKAGMDGLVCSALEAQALKSAHPTLQLVTPGIRPAGSAQDDQRRILTPRQALDAGSDYLVIGRPISQAADPAKALADVVAELAL, encoded by the coding sequence ATGTCCGCCTGCCAGACTCCTATCATCGTCGCCCTGGATTTTCCCACCCGTGACGCCGCACTGAAACTGGCCGATCAACTGGACCCGAAACTGTGCCGGGTCAAAGTCGGCAAGGAGCTGTTCACCAGCTGCGCCGCCGAGATTGTCGGGACCCTGCGCGATAAGGGTTTCGAAGTGTTCCTGGACCTGAAGTTCCACGACATTCCCAACACCACCGCCATGGCGGTCAAGGCCGCCGCGGAAATGGGCGTGTGGATGGTCAATGTGCACTGCTCCGGCGGCCTGCGCATGATGGCTGCCTGCCGCGACGTGCTGGACCAGCGCACTGGCCCCAAGCCGCTGCTGATCGGCGTCACCGTGCTCACCAGCATGGAGCGTGAAGACCTGGCCGGCATCGGCCTGGACATCGAGCCTCAGGAGCAGGTGCTGCGCCTGGCCGCCCTGGCGCAGAAAGCCGGGATGGACGGCCTGGTGTGCTCGGCCCTGGAAGCCCAGGCCCTGAAGAGCGCCCATCCGACCCTGCAACTGGTGACTCCGGGGATTCGTCCGGCGGGCAGTGCCCAGGATGACCAGCGGCGGATCCTCACCCCGCGCCAGGCCCTGGATGCCGGTTCTGATTACCTGGTGATCGGTCGCCCCATCAGCCAGGCGGCCGATCCGGCCAAGGCCCTGGCCGACGTGGTCGCCGAACTGGCTCTGTAA
- a CDS encoding response regulator → MHNTPAPLNDDSKAVANGDDKRWNTRALIVDDDVPIRELLVDYLARFNIHASGVTDGAAMRQALQAEHFDVVVLDLMLPGEDGLSLCRWLRSESDIPILMLTARCEPTDRIIGLELGADDYMAKPFEPRELVARIQTILRRVRDDRSEQRASIRFDNWRLNSVLRQLISADGLVVPLSNAEFRLLWVFIERPRRVLSREQLLDAARGRSIEAFDRSIDLLVSRLRQKLGDDPKSPQLIKTVRGEGYLFDARDIG, encoded by the coding sequence ATGCATAACACTCCAGCCCCTCTGAACGACGACTCCAAAGCCGTGGCCAATGGCGACGACAAGCGCTGGAATACCCGGGCCCTGATCGTCGATGACGACGTGCCGATCCGCGAACTGCTGGTCGACTACCTGGCACGCTTCAACATCCACGCCAGCGGTGTCACCGACGGCGCGGCGATGCGCCAGGCCCTGCAGGCAGAGCACTTCGACGTGGTGGTGCTCGACCTGATGCTGCCTGGTGAAGACGGCCTGTCACTGTGCCGCTGGCTGCGTAGCGAATCGGACATTCCGATTCTCATGCTCACCGCCCGCTGCGAGCCCACCGACCGCATCATCGGCCTGGAGCTGGGGGCCGACGACTACATGGCCAAGCCCTTCGAACCGCGGGAACTGGTGGCGCGGATCCAGACCATCCTGCGCCGGGTCCGCGACGACCGCAGCGAACAGCGGGCCAGCATCCGCTTCGACAACTGGCGCCTGAACAGCGTGCTGCGCCAACTGATCTCCGCCGATGGGCTGGTGGTGCCGCTGTCCAACGCCGAGTTTCGCCTGCTCTGGGTATTCATTGAGCGCCCGCGCCGGGTACTGAGTCGCGAACAACTGCTGGACGCGGCCCGGGGTCGCTCCATCGAGGCCTTCGATCGCAGCATCGACCTGCTGGTGTCGCGCCTGCGGCAGAAGCTCGGGGACGACCCGAAATCGCCGCAACTGATCAAGACCGTACGCGGCGAAGGCTACCTGTTCGACGCACGAGACATCGGCTGA
- a CDS encoding sensor histidine kinase, whose amino-acid sequence MRGRFDTLFGRLFGLLLIAIVLAHLLAFFWFHHYGHPPPPPPPPPPVALGNAPPGPPPYFPRRPPRPWFGGPLVPLTFQLISLVIAAWYGAKLLSRPIQRLSDAAERLSENLDSPPLEEVGPREARQAASAFNQMQKRIREQVQQRGRMLGAVSHDLRTPLSRLKLRLEQIEDSKLQGQMRQDLDDMIKMLDATLSYLHEQRTSEAEQWMDVQALVESLCENAQDQGADAQALGHCAPLLVQPMALQSCINNLLDNALRYAGHATLALEDHRHQLLIRVIDHGPGIAADKREAVFEPFFRLEGSRNRNSGGVGLGMTIAREAAERMGGQLLLEETPGGGLTAVLRLPRP is encoded by the coding sequence ATGCGTGGGCGCTTCGATACGCTGTTCGGCCGGCTGTTTGGCCTCCTGCTGATCGCGATCGTGCTCGCCCACCTTCTGGCATTTTTCTGGTTCCACCATTACGGACACCCGCCACCGCCCCCTCCACCACCACCGCCGGTGGCCCTCGGCAATGCCCCCCCTGGACCGCCGCCGTACTTCCCGCGTCGTCCGCCGCGCCCCTGGTTCGGCGGGCCGCTGGTGCCCCTGACCTTCCAGCTGATCTCCTTGGTGATTGCCGCCTGGTACGGCGCCAAGCTGCTCTCGCGGCCGATCCAACGCCTGAGCGACGCCGCCGAACGCCTGAGCGAAAACCTCGACAGCCCGCCCCTGGAAGAGGTCGGTCCGCGGGAAGCACGACAGGCCGCCAGCGCCTTCAACCAGATGCAGAAACGCATACGGGAACAGGTCCAACAACGTGGGCGCATGCTCGGCGCCGTGTCCCATGATCTGCGCACGCCACTGTCACGCCTGAAGCTGCGCCTGGAGCAAATCGAGGACAGCAAGCTGCAGGGGCAGATGCGCCAGGACCTGGACGACATGATCAAGATGCTCGATGCCACCCTCAGTTATCTGCATGAACAGCGCACCAGCGAGGCCGAGCAATGGATGGACGTGCAGGCGCTGGTGGAGTCGCTGTGCGAGAACGCCCAGGACCAGGGTGCCGATGCCCAGGCCCTGGGCCATTGCGCCCCGCTGCTGGTCCAGCCCATGGCCCTGCAGTCATGCATCAACAACCTGCTGGACAACGCCCTGCGCTACGCCGGCCACGCCACCCTGGCCCTGGAGGACCATCGGCATCAGTTGCTGATCCGAGTCATCGATCATGGCCCCGGCATCGCCGCCGACAAGCGCGAGGCCGTGTTCGAACCCTTCTTCCGCCTCGAAGGCTCGCGCAACCGCAACTCCGGCGGCGTCGGCCTGGGCATGACCATCGCCCGCGAAGCGGCGGAGCGCATGGGCGGCCAGTTGCTGCTGGAAGAAACGCCCGGCGGCGGCCTGACCGCTGTGCTGCGCCTGCCACGCCCCTGA
- the xopAW gene encoding EF-hand domain-containing protein gives MIGSVSSNYSSYYSSSSSTSSTSRGQQLQKELFAKLDSNGDGAVNQDELNNALSNQGDQGVLVSLSKNFSKLDSDGSGSLSSDEMAAMAPPAHHGQAPGTELADALLSALDSDGDGVINSDELSSGLSSAGSSADSKQLFSALDKNQDGNVSADELAASLTPPPPPPQQLSSEQLFGQLDSDGNGSISADELSSALQAGRNQDGETRNQQANLAEALGKMIANLSKQYQQNPASSVGNSVNVAA, from the coding sequence ATGATAGGTAGCGTCAGCAGCAACTATTCGAGCTATTACAGCTCCAGCAGCAGTACCTCCAGCACCAGCCGCGGCCAACAGTTGCAAAAGGAACTGTTCGCCAAGCTCGATAGCAATGGCGACGGCGCGGTGAACCAGGACGAGTTGAACAACGCTCTGTCGAACCAAGGCGACCAGGGTGTCCTGGTCAGCCTGAGCAAGAACTTCAGCAAACTGGACAGCGATGGCAGCGGCAGCCTGAGCAGCGATGAAATGGCCGCCATGGCGCCACCGGCGCATCACGGCCAAGCGCCCGGCACCGAACTGGCGGACGCCCTGCTCAGCGCCCTGGACAGCGACGGCGACGGCGTCATCAACAGCGACGAACTGAGCAGCGGCTTGAGCAGTGCCGGTAGCAGCGCCGACAGCAAGCAACTCTTCTCGGCCCTGGACAAGAACCAGGATGGCAACGTCAGTGCAGACGAACTGGCCGCCAGCCTGACGCCGCCTCCGCCACCCCCACAACAGCTCTCCAGCGAGCAACTGTTCGGCCAGCTCGACAGCGACGGCAACGGCAGCATCAGTGCCGACGAACTGAGCAGCGCCCTGCAGGCCGGGCGCAACCAGGACGGCGAGACTCGGAACCAGCAGGCCAACCTGGCCGAAGCCCTGGGCAAGATGATCGCCAACCTCAGCAAGCAGTATCAGCAGAACCCTGCCAGCAGCGTCGGCAACAGCGTCAACGTCGCCGCCTGA
- a CDS encoding AI-2E family transporter: MPNNDRLLVQILLLVLFGASFWVMAPFWSALFWGAVLAFASWPLMRLLTRWLNGRESLAAALLTLGWMVLVAAPLVWLGLNLADHVRDATAFIKDVQVDGLPEAPAWLGSLPLVGERLVGLWNSIDQQGAALMLAVKPYLGQVGNWLLARSAQIGGGILELTLSIVFVFFFYRDGPRLALFVHKLLERLIGDRAGYYIDLVAGTVQRVVNGVIGTAAAQGLLALIGFLIAGVPGALVLGIVTFLLSLIPMGPPLVWIPATAWLAWKGEYGMAVFLGIWGTFIISGVDNVLKPYLISRGGNLPLVIVLLGVFGGLIAFGFIGLFIGPTLLAVAYSLLLDWSASQARTQEPR; this comes from the coding sequence ATGCCCAATAACGATCGCCTGCTGGTGCAGATTCTGCTCCTGGTGTTGTTCGGTGCCAGCTTCTGGGTGATGGCGCCTTTCTGGTCGGCGCTGTTCTGGGGGGCAGTGCTGGCCTTTGCCAGTTGGCCGCTGATGCGTTTGCTGACCCGCTGGCTCAATGGCCGTGAATCCCTGGCGGCGGCCCTGTTGACCCTGGGCTGGATGGTTCTGGTGGCGGCGCCGTTGGTCTGGCTCGGGCTCAACCTGGCGGATCACGTGCGCGATGCCACGGCCTTCATCAAGGACGTGCAGGTGGACGGCCTGCCCGAGGCTCCCGCCTGGCTGGGCAGCCTGCCATTGGTGGGGGAGCGTCTGGTCGGGCTGTGGAACAGCATCGATCAGCAGGGCGCGGCGCTGATGCTGGCCGTCAAGCCGTATCTGGGGCAGGTGGGCAACTGGTTGCTGGCCCGCAGTGCGCAGATCGGCGGCGGCATTCTCGAACTGACCCTGAGCATCGTCTTCGTGTTTTTCTTCTACCGTGACGGTCCGCGCCTGGCGTTGTTCGTACACAAACTGCTGGAGCGGCTGATCGGCGATCGGGCCGGCTACTACATCGATCTGGTCGCCGGCACCGTGCAACGGGTGGTCAACGGGGTGATCGGCACCGCTGCGGCCCAGGGCCTGCTGGCGCTGATCGGTTTTCTGATTGCCGGTGTACCAGGGGCGCTGGTGCTGGGGATCGTCACCTTCCTGCTCAGCCTGATTCCCATGGGGCCGCCCCTGGTGTGGATTCCGGCTACGGCCTGGCTGGCCTGGAAGGGCGAATACGGCATGGCGGTGTTTCTGGGAATTTGGGGCACCTTCATCATCAGTGGCGTCGACAACGTGCTCAAACCCTACCTGATCAGTCGCGGAGGCAACCTGCCCCTGGTGATTGTGTTGCTGGGAGTGTTCGGCGGTCTGATTGCCTTCGGCTTTATCGGTCTGTTTATCGGTCCGACCCTGTTGGCGGTGGCCTACAGCCTGCTGCTGGACTGGAGCGCCAGCCAGGCCCGGACCCAGGAGCCGCGCTGA
- a CDS encoding DUF4892 domain-containing protein has translation MRSISVLGLSLLSTLALAADLPGSHDLPLVPRLTDAQIVDYRPQVEQERVYPLGSIRRISGQLRFDGQVNARGKLTAITYQLPAERTSNEAFTLAREALQKQGAELLFWCQARDCGESSLWANEVFGNAKLLGADEQQAYLLLRLAAPQDNSLVALYSITRGNRRAYLHVEQFDASAALGDLLPTSATLLRQLKDTGKLDLPKLTDPQPVWLNLLSRGLNLDTTLRVSLSGQQAEAWRQALIGQGVLATRMETGDTQAAGLHFELLR, from the coding sequence ATGCGTTCAATCAGTGTTCTGGGCTTGTCCTTGCTAAGCACCCTGGCCCTTGCCGCCGACCTGCCCGGCAGCCATGACCTGCCCCTGGTACCGCGTCTGACTGATGCACAAATCGTCGACTACCGCCCGCAAGTGGAGCAGGAGCGTGTCTACCCCTTGGGCTCGATCCGCAGAATCAGCGGCCAATTGCGCTTCGACGGCCAGGTCAATGCCCGGGGCAAGCTCACGGCCATCACCTACCAATTGCCCGCCGAACGCACTTCCAACGAAGCCTTCACCCTGGCTCGCGAAGCCCTGCAGAAACAGGGGGCAGAGCTGTTGTTCTGGTGCCAGGCCCGGGATTGCGGCGAGAGCAGCCTGTGGGCCAATGAAGTGTTCGGCAACGCCAAGCTGTTGGGCGCCGACGAGCAGCAAGCCTATCTGCTGTTGCGCCTGGCGGCGCCCCAGGACAACTCCCTGGTGGCCTTGTACAGCATTACCCGGGGTAACCGCCGGGCCTACCTGCACGTGGAACAGTTCGACGCCAGCGCGGCCCTGGGCGACTTGCTGCCCACGTCGGCGACCCTGCTGCGGCAATTGAAGGACACCGGCAAGCTGGATCTGCCCAAGCTGACCGATCCCCAGCCCGTGTGGCTCAACCTGCTTTCCCGCGGGCTGAACCTGGACACCACGCTGCGGGTCAGCCTGTCCGGTCAGCAGGCCGAAGCCTGGCGCCAGGCCCTGATTGGCCAGGGCGTGCTGGCGACGCGCATGGAAACCGGCGACACCCAAGCGGCCGGGCTGCACTTCGAACTGCTGCGTTAA
- a CDS encoding glutathione S-transferase family protein — MIDLYTAATPNGHKVSILLEELGLPYTVHALSFDKREQKAPAFLKINPNGRIPAIVDRDNGDFPVFESGAILVYLAERSGQLLPSDAKGRSIVMQWLMFQMGGIGPMQGQANVFFRYFPEKLQGAIDRYQHETRRLYEVLDTRLQQVEYLAGDYSIADIATFPWVRGHEWSGVSVEGLPALQRWMAALEARPAVQRGLQVPQRSDDASVVKGAQAMLIR, encoded by the coding sequence ATGATAGATCTGTACACCGCTGCGACCCCCAATGGCCACAAGGTTTCCATCCTGCTTGAAGAGCTCGGATTGCCCTACACGGTGCATGCCCTGAGTTTCGACAAGCGCGAGCAAAAGGCGCCGGCGTTTCTGAAGATCAATCCCAATGGGCGTATTCCGGCCATCGTCGATCGAGACAATGGCGATTTTCCCGTATTCGAATCCGGCGCGATCCTGGTGTATCTGGCCGAGCGCAGTGGCCAACTGCTGCCCTCCGATGCCAAGGGCCGCTCGATCGTCATGCAGTGGCTGATGTTCCAGATGGGCGGCATCGGGCCCATGCAGGGCCAGGCCAACGTGTTCTTCCGCTATTTCCCGGAAAAGCTCCAGGGCGCCATCGATCGTTATCAGCATGAAACCCGACGCCTGTATGAAGTCCTCGACACCCGCCTGCAACAGGTCGAGTACCTGGCCGGGGACTACAGCATTGCCGACATCGCCACCTTCCCCTGGGTGCGCGGTCATGAGTGGTCCGGTGTTTCGGTAGAGGGCTTGCCGGCCCTGCAACGCTGGATGGCGGCCCTGGAGGCCCGACCTGCGGTCCAGCGTGGCTTGCAGGTTCCGCAACGCAGTGACGACGCCAGCGTCGTCAAGGGTGCCCAGGCCATGCTTATCCGATGA
- a CDS encoding alpha/beta hydrolase, with protein sequence MSQVVEEVRLNLPHIELAAHLFGPEDGLPVIALHGWLDNANSYARLAPKLKGLRIVALDMAGHGHSGHRPPGAGYALWDYVYDVLQVAEQLGWKRFALMGHSLGAIVSLVLTAALPERVSHLALIDGVIPPTASAAGAAERLGMALQAQLDLQDKRKPVYSTLERAIEARMKGLVAVSREAAELLAVRGLMPVPGGYTWRSDSRLTLASPLRLTEEQAMSFVERVSCPTQLVVAADGMLARHESLLQRLPFSREQLPGGHHLHLNDEVGATSVADCFNRFFAVP encoded by the coding sequence ATGAGCCAGGTCGTCGAGGAAGTTCGCCTGAACCTGCCCCACATCGAGCTGGCGGCCCATCTGTTCGGGCCCGAGGACGGCCTGCCGGTGATCGCCCTGCATGGCTGGCTGGACAACGCCAACAGCTACGCCCGGCTGGCGCCCAAGCTCAAAGGCTTGCGCATCGTGGCCCTGGACATGGCCGGTCACGGGCATTCCGGGCACCGTCCGCCGGGTGCGGGCTATGCCCTGTGGGATTACGTCTACGACGTGCTGCAGGTGGCCGAACAGCTGGGCTGGAAACGCTTTGCCCTGATGGGACACTCGTTGGGAGCGATCGTGTCGCTGGTGCTGACGGCGGCGCTGCCGGAGCGGGTCAGCCATCTGGCCCTGATCGACGGTGTGATTCCTCCGACCGCCAGCGCCGCAGGTGCCGCCGAACGGCTAGGCATGGCCTTGCAGGCGCAACTGGACCTGCAGGACAAGCGCAAGCCGGTCTACAGCACGCTGGAACGGGCCATCGAAGCGCGGATGAAGGGGCTGGTGGCGGTCAGTCGCGAGGCCGCCGAGCTGCTGGCTGTGCGTGGGCTGATGCCGGTGCCCGGTGGCTATACCTGGCGCAGCGACAGTCGCCTGACCCTGGCGTCGCCGCTGCGTCTGACCGAGGAGCAGGCCATGTCCTTCGTCGAGCGGGTCAGTTGCCCGACGCAGCTGGTGGTGGCTGCCGACGGCATGCTGGCTCGGCACGAGTCCCTGCTGCAGCGTCTACCCTTTAGCCGGGAACAGCTGCCGGGCGGCCATCATCTGCACCTAAACGATGAGGTCGGCGCAACCTCTGTCGCAGACTGTTTCAATCGGTTTTTCGCCGTTCCTTGA
- a CDS encoding alpha/beta fold hydrolase → MSQQVFFAHANGFPSGTYGKLFAALAPEFEVAHLQQHAHDPRFPVDDNWRSLVDELIHHLQQQAQPVWGVGHSLGGVLHLHAALRCPQLYRGVVMLDSPVLTRADQWVIRAAKRFGFIDRLTPAGRTLGRREEFADIESARSYFARKSLFRAFDPDCLDAYLQHGLQPLGDRLRLRFDPATEISIYRGVPHTSPGSARQLKVPLAVVRGQQSRVVMRHHTSAVGRMPLGESLTMPGGHMFPLERPEATATLLKELFTRWEQRRSCA, encoded by the coding sequence ATGTCGCAACAGGTGTTTTTCGCTCACGCCAATGGGTTTCCCTCCGGCACATACGGCAAGTTGTTTGCCGCCCTGGCGCCGGAGTTCGAGGTGGCTCATTTGCAGCAGCACGCCCACGACCCGCGATTCCCGGTGGACGATAACTGGCGCAGCCTGGTGGATGAATTGATTCACCACCTGCAACAGCAGGCGCAGCCGGTGTGGGGCGTCGGGCATTCCCTGGGAGGCGTGCTGCACCTGCACGCCGCCCTGCGTTGTCCGCAGCTGTATCGAGGCGTGGTCATGCTCGATTCGCCGGTGCTGACCCGGGCCGATCAATGGGTGATCCGTGCGGCCAAGCGTTTTGGCTTCATCGACCGCCTGACTCCGGCCGGACGCACCCTGGGTCGTCGCGAGGAGTTTGCCGATATCGAATCGGCGCGCAGCTACTTTGCGCGCAAGAGCCTGTTCCGGGCCTTCGACCCGGATTGCCTGGATGCCTACCTGCAGCACGGCCTGCAACCCTTGGGCGACAGGTTGCGCCTGCGCTTCGACCCGGCGACCGAGATCAGCATCTATCGCGGCGTACCGCACACCAGCCCCGGCAGTGCTCGCCAGCTCAAGGTGCCCCTGGCCGTGGTGCGCGGCCAGCAGAGCCGGGTGGTGATGCGGCATCACACCAGCGCCGTGGGGCGCATGCCTCTGGGCGAGTCGCTGACCATGCCCGGCGGCCACATGTTTCCTCTTGAGCGGCCCGAAGCCACCGCCACCCTGCTCAAGGAACTCTTCACCCGCTGGGAACAGCGTCGGAGCTGTGCATGA
- a CDS encoding hotdog fold thioesterase, producing the protein MSLWRTTPNIEQLNAAQKNTIGEVLDIRFESFDEESLTASMVIDHRTHQPYGLLHGGASVVLAETVGSMASYLCIDASKFYCVGLEINANHLRGLRSGRVTAVARAIHIGRTTHVWDIRLSSDEGKASCISRLTMAVVPLGQTPPAQ; encoded by the coding sequence ATGAGCCTATGGCGCACCACTCCGAACATCGAGCAACTGAATGCGGCACAGAAGAACACCATCGGCGAAGTGCTGGATATTCGCTTCGAGTCATTTGATGAGGAGTCGCTGACCGCCAGCATGGTCATCGACCATCGCACTCACCAGCCCTACGGGTTGCTGCATGGCGGAGCCTCGGTGGTGCTGGCGGAAACCGTCGGCTCCATGGCCAGCTACCTGTGTATCGATGCCAGCAAGTTCTATTGCGTGGGGCTGGAGATCAACGCCAACCACCTGCGGGGCTTGCGCAGCGGCCGGGTGACGGCGGTGGCCAGGGCCATTCATATCGGGCGCACCACCCATGTCTGGGATATTCGCCTGAGCAGCGACGAAGGCAAGGCCAGTTGCATCTCGCGTCTGACCATGGCCGTGGTGCCTCTGGGGCAAACGCCGCCGGCACAGTGA
- a CDS encoding AMP-binding protein, with the protein MAAAFRLPLQVFYEREARHPQQRFLVQPSAGGQVQELSWFEVGQQARRAAQWLRERQLPPGSHIAIIGKNSAHWIISDLAIWMAGHVSVPLYPNLTADSVAQVLEHSESLLVFIGKLDDWPGMAPGIRPGLPTVRLPLAPEGTFDCTWDDLQGCQPLADSPSPPADQLATIIYTSGTTGLPKGVMHSFGNLGFAATHGTQLFGLGPGDRLLSYLPLCHVAERMFVEMAAIYTGQTVFFAESLDTFLDDLRRARPTALFGVPRIWTKFQMGVYSKVPAKRLDLLLSLPLIGKRVGHKVLTGLGLDALRVALSGAAPVPQALLHWYRRLGLDVLEVYGMTESCGYSHIGRSGEHLPGWIGRPCPGVEVRIDDAGEVQVRSGATMLGYYKDPQKTAETITEDGFLRTGDKGEQDGAGNLRLTGRLKEIFKTSKGKYVAPAPIENRLAVHAHIEQVCVVGDGLSAPLGLCVLSAAGWQAAGGSSREGLHSSLENLLAQVNGGLDKHERLHRLVVVKDNWAVENGFLTPTLKIKRNVIEATYGASFQSWSERSEAVLWQD; encoded by the coding sequence ATGGCTGCTGCTTTTCGTTTGCCGCTGCAAGTGTTCTACGAGCGCGAGGCTCGTCATCCCCAGCAACGCTTTCTGGTTCAGCCCAGCGCCGGAGGGCAGGTGCAGGAGCTGAGCTGGTTCGAGGTCGGCCAGCAGGCCCGTCGCGCCGCCCAATGGCTGCGAGAGCGCCAGTTGCCCCCGGGCAGTCACATCGCAATCATCGGCAAGAATTCCGCGCACTGGATCATCAGCGACCTGGCGATCTGGATGGCCGGGCATGTGTCGGTGCCGTTGTATCCCAACCTCACCGCCGATTCGGTGGCCCAGGTACTGGAGCATTCCGAATCGCTCCTGGTGTTCATCGGCAAGCTCGATGACTGGCCGGGCATGGCCCCGGGGATCAGGCCCGGTCTGCCCACCGTGCGCCTGCCGCTGGCCCCCGAAGGCACTTTCGATTGCACCTGGGACGATCTGCAAGGCTGTCAGCCGTTGGCTGACAGTCCGAGTCCGCCGGCCGATCAGCTGGCCACCATCATCTACACCTCCGGTACCACGGGCCTGCCCAAGGGGGTGATGCACAGCTTCGGCAATCTGGGGTTTGCCGCCACTCACGGGACACAACTCTTCGGCCTGGGCCCGGGGGATCGCCTGCTGTCCTATCTGCCGCTGTGCCATGTGGCCGAGCGCATGTTTGTCGAGATGGCGGCGATCTATACCGGGCAGACGGTGTTCTTCGCCGAGAGCCTCGATACCTTCCTGGACGACCTGCGGCGGGCCCGGCCCACGGCACTGTTCGGTGTGCCGCGAATCTGGACCAAGTTCCAGATGGGGGTCTACAGCAAGGTGCCGGCCAAGCGCCTGGACTTGCTCTTGAGCCTGCCGTTGATCGGCAAGCGCGTCGGCCACAAGGTGCTGACCGGGCTTGGGCTGGACGCCTTGCGCGTGGCCTTGTCCGGGGCGGCGCCAGTGCCCCAGGCGCTGCTGCACTGGTATCGCCGGCTGGGCCTGGACGTGCTAGAGGTTTACGGCATGACCGAGAGTTGCGGCTATTCCCACATAGGGCGTTCCGGGGAGCATTTGCCGGGCTGGATCGGCCGGCCTTGTCCCGGGGTTGAAGTGCGTATCGATGACGCGGGCGAGGTCCAGGTACGCAGCGGGGCCACCATGCTGGGCTATTACAAGGACCCGCAGAAGACCGCCGAGACCATCACCGAGGACGGCTTTCTGCGCACCGGCGACAAGGGCGAGCAGGACGGGGCCGGCAATCTGCGCCTGACCGGCCGGCTCAAGGAAATCTTCAAGACCAGCAAGGGCAAGTACGTGGCCCCGGCACCCATCGAAAATCGCCTGGCCGTGCATGCCCATATCGAGCAGGTGTGTGTAGTGGGAGACGGTTTGAGCGCGCCTCTGGGGTTGTGCGTGCTTTCGGCGGCGGGCTGGCAGGCGGCTGGCGGCAGTTCCCGCGAAGGGCTGCACAGCAGCCTGGAAAACCTGCTGGCCCAGGTCAATGGCGGCCTGGACAAGCACGAGCGCCTGCACCGGCTGGTGGTGGTCAAGGACAACTGGGCCGTGGAGAACGGCTTTCTGACCCCGACCCTGAAGATCAAGCGCAATGTGATCGAGGCCACCTATGGCGCCAGTTTTCAAAGCTGGAGCGAGCGCAGCGAAGCCGTGCTGTGGCAGGATTGA